The nucleotide sequence TTAACAAAAATTGCTTCTGTATTAAAATATTTTTGTGCAAATTTCCCTAATATATAATTTATTGAAGGCACGACAGATGATATAATAACTGAATTAATTTCAATTTCATCAATTTGTTCCCTTTTAAACAATGGATATAAATGTGAATATAATTCATCTTCTGTTTCAAATGATTTAGTACCTATTCTCCATGTATTTATAAAATTATCTTTAAATAACCCTATAACTATGTGAGTATTTCCTACATCAAATAATAATCTCAAATTATTCACCCCATATTTCAGTAGAAGCTTTTCTTAATCTATTCATTATAGAAATACCTAGCCCTTTATCTTCTACACCTTCTATTATTATTACATCATTATTTGTCTTATCTGCATTTCTTAAAATAGAAAATAAGTTCACCGCAATCTTATAATAATCATTTTCTCTACCTGAAACAATTATATCATATTCATTAAAATATACCTTATCTTCTTCAAATAAAACTAACAAAGGATTTTTATAATTCTTTATTTTTTCTTTAATTATATTAATTCTATCTCTTGAATATTCAACTAAAATAGTTTTCTTATCTGGAGCATAATGCCTATATTTCATACCTGGTGCTTTTGCTATATCAACTTTAGCTTTACCATATATAAATTCTGGAATTTTAATCTCTCCAAATACTTCTTTTAATTTTTCTGGTGTTATTGGGCCAGGTCTTAATATAGAAGGTGTTTCTTCTGTCAAATCTATAACTGTAGATTCTAAACCAAAGTCTACATTCCCACCATCTATAATTGTATCAACTCTTCCTAACATATCTTCAATAACATGTTCTGCTATCGTTGGACTAGGTTTCCCAGATAAATTAGCACTTGGGGCCGCAATTGGTACTCCAGACATTTCTATTAACTTATTTGCTATAGGATGTGCTGGAATTCTAACAGCTACAGTATCCATATTTGCAGTTATTATATCTGGAACTATATTTTTTCTTTTTAATACAAAAGTAATTGGGCCAGGAACAAATACTTTTATTTTTTCATATAACTCTTTAGTAATATAAACATAATCTTTTATTTTTTCTAATTTATCAAAATGCATAATAAGTGGATTATCTGAAGGTCTGCCTTTAGCTTCATATATTTTTCTTGCCGCTTTTTCATTTAATGCATTTGCACCTAATCCATACACAGTTTCTGTAGGAAAAACAACTAATCCTCCCAGTTTAATAATATCTGCTGCTATATTTATTTTATTTAAATCTATATCAAATGGATTAATTTTCAATAATTTGGTTTTCATTTTATTCACCTATAATTTCTTTTTTTGCTTCTTCTAAAAATGCTACAGCTTCTCTTAAGTGTGGAATTACTATAGATCCTCCAACTATTAAAGCTATATCAAATACTTCATAAAATTCTTCATCTGTTACCCCTTCTTCAAGACATCTTTTAATATGATATGCAATACACCCTTCACATCGTAAAACCATAGATGCTACAAGACCTAACATTTCCTTATACTTTGTTGGTATTGCTCCATCTTTATACACAGCACCATCCAAATTAAAAAATCTTTTTGTATTTAATGTCCCATTATTCAATATTTTTTCATTCATTTTTTCTCTAAATTCATTAAATTCTTTTAAGTTCATTATAAAACCTCCTTCATATTCTTTTAAATATTTTTATATACTATATTAATATATTATTATTATAATGTTAATAAATTTATTAACGAAATAAAATTAAACACTTTATTTTATATAATAATAGTTTATATATATTTTGAAATAATTATTTTTTTGTAAATTTTTTTCTATATATATTTTTTCACATTTTTTAATAAAATCAGGAGGTGATATTATGAAAAAAATTTTTTTATCATTTCTTTTTTAATATTAGTTACCTTTTCTTTTTCAAATTATATAGTTGGTGGTTATTATTGGACTGATATTTTCATTGGCTTCTCTGGTTATTCCATTTATGGTGGCATTCAAAATAATATACCTATTGAAAAAATATATGATTTAGAAAATTTAGGGTTTAGTAATGACTCCGTCTTAATAGAAAACAATAATGTAGTTGGTATCTCATATGCTGGTTTTGACTCAAGTGTTTTAGAGGATGTTGATTTCAGTTCTTAAAATGTACATTCAAAAATTTCTATAGGTTTAGATATTATAAATTTTGCTATTTTTGGTTATAGGGTTATTCCTGCTATATATACTGGAATTGACATAAACTACTTTTTTCAAAAATAGCAAAAAGTTACATTAAAGATTCTTTAGGATTTGCTTTAAATGATAATCTATCATTAGAATTAATCTATGGATTTACCTCTGTTATTAAACCTTTAAATAAAGAAAATAAATTTATATTAATTCCAAGATTTTTCCCATGGCCATTATTAATAGGAGCCGAAATAGTATTTTAAACTATATTTTTTTAAATCCATGCAACAAATGTTGCATGGATTTTTTAAATAATTATGGTAAAATAATATAAAAGGAGGTTGTCATGATTAAAAAAATAAAGACTATATTTTGGGATATACTTTTTATATTATATTTAATAATATTAATATATTTTGCAACTACGCCAAGGGCTCCTTTTAATTATTCTAGATTTAAAGGAGAAGATAAAATTTGGCATTTTTTAGCATATGCTGGTGGAATGTTTTTATTTTTAAAAAGCTACTTTCATAGAAAATTCTTTTTATATTTTTTTGGAGCTATAATTTTTATTCTTCCAATTGGAAGTGAGTATATACAGGCATTATCTCCGTATAGATATTTTTCTATATATGATGCTTTAGCGAGTTATGCTGGTATTTTAACTATAATAATTTCTTTAATTATTTATAGAACTTTTATAAAGAAAAATAAAGCTATATAATATATTCTTTAAAAAGTTTAAAAAAATCAAAAATATTCTAAGATTATATTCTTAATCAAATTATCTTTTATTATCTTTAATTACTTCCTGTTTTACATTAATATATTCTATGCTATCTTCCTCAATTTGTATTCTATCTTCACCTTTTTCCCAACTTTCAAATTTTTTCATAACTAAATTATATGT is from Marinitoga sp. 38H-ov and encodes:
- a CDS encoding L-threonylcarbamoyladenylate synthase; translated protein: MKTKLLKINPFDIDLNKINIAADIIKLGGLVVFPTETVYGLGANALNEKAARKIYEAKGRPSDNPLIMHFDKLEKIKDYVYITKELYEKIKVFVPGPITFVLKRKNIVPDIITANMDTVAVRIPAHPIANKLIEMSGVPIAAPSANLSGKPSPTIAEHVIEDMLGRVDTIIDGGNVDFGLESTVIDLTEETPSILRPGPITPEKLKEVFGEIKIPEFIYGKAKVDIAKAPGMKYRHYAPDKKTILVEYSRDRINIIKEKIKNYKNPLLVLFEEDKVYFNEYDIIVSGRENDYYKIAVNLFSILRNADKTNNDVIIIEGVEDKGLGISIMNRLRKASTEIWGE
- a CDS encoding carboxymuconolactone decarboxylase family protein — translated: MNLKEFNEFREKMNEKILNNGTLNTKRFFNLDGAVYKDGAIPTKYKEMLGLVASMVLRCEGCIAYHIKRCLEEGVTDEEFYEVFDIALIVGGSIVIPHLREAVAFLEEAKKEIIGE